The Geobacillus stearothermophilus ATCC 12980 genome contains a region encoding:
- a CDS encoding COX15/CtaA family protein, which yields MQRSLKWFAAATTVVMLFVLIGGALVTKTGSGMGCGRSWPLCNGQWVPDDITPELVIELSHRLVSGLAGIMVLILSVWAWRVIGHMRETKFLAVVSFVFLVLQGLIGAAAVVWGQSDFVLALHFGISLISFAAVLLLTLLIFEADKTFSAVSLTLDRPMRVHIYGIIIYSYIVVYTGALVRHTNASLACPSWPLCAKTRPFPVQFHEWVQMGHRLAAGLIVIWIAIAALHAIRHYRSQPVIYYGWIIALFLVLAQMTTGALVVFTQLNLYVALAHAFFISCLFGVLSYLLLLALRTRRAPGKTMAHPPEETAPTVLKWR from the coding sequence TTGCAACGTTCATTAAAATGGTTTGCGGCCGCGACAACCGTGGTCATGCTGTTTGTGCTGATCGGCGGAGCGCTCGTGACGAAAACCGGCTCCGGCATGGGGTGCGGCCGATCATGGCCGCTGTGCAACGGCCAGTGGGTGCCGGATGACATTACGCCTGAACTGGTCATTGAGCTGAGCCATCGCCTTGTCTCCGGGCTTGCCGGCATCATGGTGCTCATTCTTTCCGTTTGGGCATGGCGGGTCATCGGCCATATGCGGGAGACAAAGTTTTTGGCAGTCGTCTCATTCGTTTTTCTCGTCCTGCAAGGATTAATCGGCGCCGCCGCGGTCGTCTGGGGGCAGTCCGATTTTGTGTTGGCCCTGCATTTCGGCATTTCGCTCATCTCATTTGCCGCTGTGCTGCTGTTGACGCTGCTCATTTTTGAAGCGGACAAAACGTTTTCCGCCGTCTCGCTTACGCTTGACAGGCCGATGCGCGTTCATATTTACGGGATCATTATTTACTCGTACATTGTCGTCTATACCGGGGCGCTCGTCCGCCATACGAACGCCAGCCTCGCCTGTCCAAGCTGGCCGCTGTGCGCGAAAACGCGTCCTTTCCCGGTGCAGTTTCACGAATGGGTGCAAATGGGCCATCGGCTGGCGGCGGGGCTGATCGTCATCTGGATCGCCATCGCGGCGCTGCACGCCATCCGTCATTACCGAAGCCAACCGGTTATCTACTATGGATGGATCATTGCTCTTTTTCTCGTCCTCGCCCAGATGACAACTGGGGCGCTCGTTGTGTTCACTCAGTTGAACTTATACGTGGCTCTGGCGCACGCGTTTTTTATCTCCTGCCTGTTCGGCGTGCTCAGCTACTTGCTGCTCTTGGCGCTGCGCACCCGCCGTGCGCCGGGAAAAACGATGGCTCACCCGCCCGAGGAAACAGCGCCAACCGTGCTGAAATGGCGGTAA
- a CDS encoding FtsW/RodA/SpoVE family cell cycle protein — MDRQLWKKVLKCYDYPLMAAVIMLSLFGLIMVYSASMVTAVIRFEVPSDYFYERQKHWLIAALAAFAMMAIIPYKVWRKERFVKFVFFASPLMLIAVAFLGHTANNATSWFRVGALSIQPAELAKLGLILYLSAAFANKRKRLAEPVKSNLFPIYYTLFICALIAIQPDFGTAFIVFVIAVCIILSSGLRLTLLFKQLLFFALIAVMLSPLWLPFMGKKIFSRERLSRLYSFLDPFQYADTDGYQLVNSYLAIGIGGLKGLGLGKGIQKYGYLPESHTDFIMAVIAEELGLFGVMFTLGLLAFIVLRGLWIARRSTDAFGSLLAIGISVMIGFQTFINVGGVVGLIPITGVPLPLVSYGGTSLVLIMASLGLLVNISMFTKYEQRYKKSEKQAVNASKKGLTF; from the coding sequence ATGGATCGACAATTATGGAAGAAAGTGTTGAAATGTTACGATTATCCGCTCATGGCCGCGGTCATTATGCTGTCGTTGTTCGGCCTGATTATGGTGTACAGCGCGAGCATGGTGACGGCCGTCATCCGTTTTGAGGTGCCGAGCGACTATTTTTATGAGCGGCAAAAGCATTGGCTCATCGCCGCGCTCGCTGCCTTTGCCATGATGGCTATTATTCCGTATAAAGTGTGGCGAAAAGAACGATTCGTGAAATTCGTTTTCTTCGCTTCCCCGCTGATGCTGATCGCGGTTGCGTTCCTTGGCCATACGGCCAACAATGCGACAAGCTGGTTTCGCGTTGGGGCGCTTTCCATCCAGCCGGCGGAGCTGGCCAAGCTCGGCCTGATTTTGTACTTGTCGGCGGCGTTTGCCAACAAGCGGAAACGGCTGGCTGAGCCGGTGAAAAGCAATTTATTCCCCATTTACTATACGCTGTTTATTTGTGCGTTGATCGCCATTCAGCCGGACTTCGGCACGGCGTTTATCGTTTTTGTTATCGCGGTGTGCATCATTCTTTCGTCTGGACTGCGCCTTACGTTGCTTTTCAAGCAGCTGCTCTTTTTCGCTTTGATCGCCGTGATGCTGTCGCCGCTTTGGCTTCCGTTCATGGGCAAAAAGATTTTTTCGAGAGAACGGTTGTCGCGCCTTTACAGTTTTTTGGATCCGTTTCAATATGCGGATACGGACGGCTATCAGCTCGTCAATTCGTATTTGGCGATCGGGATCGGCGGGCTGAAAGGGCTTGGGCTCGGAAAAGGCATCCAAAAGTACGGCTATTTGCCGGAGTCGCACACCGACTTTATTATGGCCGTCATTGCCGAAGAGCTCGGTTTGTTCGGCGTCATGTTCACGCTTGGGCTATTGGCGTTTATCGTGCTGCGCGGATTGTGGATCGCCCGCCGCTCGACTGATGCGTTCGGCAGCTTGCTCGCCATCGGCATTTCCGTCATGATCGGCTTCCAGACGTTTATTAACGTCGGCGGAGTCGTCGGGCTCATTCCCATCACCGGGGTGCCGCTGCCGCTCGTCAGCTACGGGGGGACATCGCTCGTCCTGATAATGGCCTCGCTCGGCTTACTGGTGAACATTTCGATGTTTACGAAGTATGAACAGCGATACAAAAAAAGCGAAAAACAAGCCGTGAACGCGTCAAAAAAAGGTCTGACTTTCTAG
- the pyc gene encoding pyruvate carboxylase — protein MRTRRIHKVLVANRGEIAIRVFRACTELGIRTVAIYSKEDVGSYHRYKADEAYLVGEGKKPIEAYLDIEGIIEIAKAHDVDAIHPGYGFLSENIQFAKRCREEGIIFIGPNEDHLDMFGDKVKARHAAMKVGIPVIPGSDGPVGGLEDVVRFAETHGYPFIIKAALGGGGRGMRIVRSKSEVKEAFERAKSEAKAAFGSDDVYVEKLIEKPKHIEVQILGDHEGNIVHLYERDCSVQRRHQKVVEVAPSVSLSDELRQRICEAAVKLMKSVGYVNAGTVEFLVSGDEFYFIEVNPRIQVEHTITEMITGIDIVQSQILIADGFSLHSPEVGIPKQEDIRINGYAIQSRVTTEDPLNNFMPDTGKIMAYRSGGGFGVRLDAGNAFQGAVITPYYDSLLVKVSTWALTFEQAARKMLRNLREFRIRGIKTNIPFLENVVQHPKFLSGEYDTSFIDTTPELFVFPRRKDRGTKMLTYIGTVTVNGFPGIGKKKKPVFDKPRVPKLSETEPIPAGTKQMLDERGAEGLIRWIQEQPRVLLTDTTFRDAHQSLLATRVRTIDMLRIAEPTARLLPNLFSLEMWGGATFDVAYRFLKEDPWDRLLKLRERIPNVLFQMLLRSANAVGYKNYPDNVIREFVDKSAQAGIDVFRIFDSLNWVKGMTVAIDAVRQSGKIAEAAICYTGDILDPSRPKYNLDYYKSLAKELEQAGAHILGIKDMAGLLKPQAAYVLISALKETVDIPIHLHTHDTSGNGIYTYAKAIEAGVDIVDVAVSSMAGLTSQPSANTLYYALEGTERAPEVDIYGLEQLARYWEDVRKFYQEFESGMNAPHTEVYMHEMPGGQYSNLQQQAKAVGLGDRWDEVKEMYRRVNDLFGDIVKVTPSSKVVGDMALYMVQNNLTEQDIFERGETLNFPDSVVEFFEGYLGQPHGGFPKELQRIILKGREPITVRPGELLEPVDFEQIKRELHDKLGREVTDFDAIAYALYPKVFLEYADTVEKYGDISVLDTPTFLYGMRLGEEIEVEIERGKTLIVKLVSIGQPQADGTRVVYFELNGQPREVIIRDESIKAAVAERIKADRTNPNHIAATMPGTVVKVLVEKGEKVDKGDHLMVTEAMKMETTVQAPFAGIVKDIYVKSGDAIQAGDLLIELSK, from the coding sequence ATGAGGACAAGACGAATTCACAAAGTACTTGTAGCCAACCGCGGGGAGATCGCCATTCGCGTCTTCCGCGCCTGCACGGAGCTCGGCATCCGCACTGTAGCCATTTACTCGAAGGAAGATGTCGGTTCGTACCACCGCTATAAGGCGGATGAAGCGTATTTGGTCGGCGAAGGGAAAAAGCCGATTGAAGCGTATTTGGACATCGAGGGCATCATCGAAATCGCCAAAGCTCACGACGTTGATGCCATCCATCCGGGGTATGGGTTTTTGTCGGAAAATATCCAATTTGCGAAACGGTGCCGCGAGGAAGGGATTATTTTCATCGGCCCAAACGAGGATCACCTCGACATGTTTGGCGACAAGGTAAAAGCGCGCCATGCGGCCATGAAAGTGGGCATTCCGGTCATCCCGGGCAGCGACGGACCGGTCGGCGGCCTTGAGGATGTCGTCCGCTTTGCCGAAACGCACGGATATCCGTTCATCATCAAGGCGGCGCTGGGCGGCGGCGGACGCGGCATGCGCATCGTCCGTTCCAAGTCTGAAGTGAAAGAAGCGTTTGAACGCGCCAAATCAGAGGCGAAGGCGGCATTTGGCAGCGATGACGTCTATGTCGAAAAGCTAATCGAAAAGCCAAAGCACATTGAAGTGCAAATTTTGGGCGACCATGAAGGAAACATTGTCCATCTTTACGAACGTGACTGCTCGGTGCAGCGCCGCCACCAAAAAGTCGTTGAGGTTGCGCCGAGCGTCTCGCTGTCGGACGAGCTGCGCCAGCGCATTTGTGAAGCGGCGGTTAAACTGATGAAAAGCGTCGGCTACGTCAACGCCGGTACGGTTGAGTTCCTTGTCTCAGGCGATGAATTTTATTTCATTGAGGTCAATCCGCGCATCCAAGTCGAGCATACGATCACCGAAATGATCACGGGGATTGACATCGTCCAGTCGCAAATTTTAATCGCCGACGGCTTTTCACTCCACAGCCCGGAAGTCGGCATTCCAAAGCAGGAAGACATCCGCATTAACGGCTATGCGATTCAGTCGCGGGTGACGACTGAGGACCCGCTCAACAACTTTATGCCGGATACGGGAAAAATTATGGCGTACCGCTCAGGCGGCGGTTTTGGCGTGCGCTTGGACGCCGGCAATGCCTTCCAAGGAGCGGTTATTACGCCGTATTACGATTCGCTGCTCGTGAAAGTGTCGACATGGGCGTTGACGTTTGAGCAGGCGGCCAGAAAAATGCTGCGCAACTTGCGCGAATTCCGCATTCGCGGCATTAAAACGAACATCCCGTTTTTGGAAAATGTCGTGCAGCATCCGAAGTTTTTGTCAGGGGAATATGATACATCGTTCATTGACACAACGCCGGAATTGTTTGTGTTTCCGCGTCGGAAAGACCGCGGGACGAAAATGCTCACCTACATCGGCACGGTGACGGTCAACGGCTTCCCTGGAATCGGCAAAAAGAAAAAGCCGGTGTTTGACAAGCCGCGCGTGCCGAAATTGAGCGAAACCGAACCGATCCCGGCCGGAACGAAGCAAATGTTGGACGAACGCGGCGCCGAGGGGCTCATTCGCTGGATTCAAGAACAGCCGCGCGTCCTGCTCACTGATACGACGTTCCGCGACGCCCATCAGTCGCTGTTGGCGACGCGCGTGCGCACGATCGACATGCTGCGCATCGCCGAACCGACGGCGCGCTTGCTGCCGAATTTGTTCTCGCTTGAGATGTGGGGCGGAGCGACGTTTGATGTGGCGTACCGCTTTTTGAAAGAAGATCCGTGGGATCGGCTGCTCAAGCTGCGCGAGCGCATCCCGAACGTGCTGTTCCAAATGCTGCTTCGTTCGGCCAACGCCGTGGGGTATAAAAACTATCCCGACAACGTCATCCGCGAGTTCGTCGACAAATCAGCGCAAGCCGGCATCGATGTCTTCCGCATTTTTGACAGCTTAAACTGGGTGAAAGGAATGACGGTGGCGATCGATGCCGTCCGGCAAAGTGGTAAAATCGCCGAGGCCGCCATTTGCTACACCGGCGACATTTTGGACCCGAGCCGGCCGAAGTACAACTTGGACTATTACAAGTCGCTCGCCAAAGAGCTCGAGCAAGCCGGAGCGCACATTTTGGGCATTAAAGATATGGCAGGGCTTTTGAAGCCGCAGGCGGCGTACGTACTCATTTCCGCGCTTAAGGAAACGGTCGATATTCCGATCCATTTGCATACGCACGATACGAGCGGCAACGGCATTTACACGTACGCCAAAGCGATTGAAGCGGGTGTGGACATTGTTGATGTCGCCGTCAGCTCGATGGCCGGCTTGACGTCGCAGCCGAGCGCTAATACGCTCTACTATGCGTTGGAAGGAACGGAGCGGGCGCCGGAAGTTGACATTTATGGCTTGGAGCAGTTGGCCCGCTATTGGGAAGATGTGCGCAAGTTTTATCAGGAGTTTGAAAGCGGCATGAACGCCCCGCATACGGAAGTATACATGCACGAGATGCCGGGCGGCCAATACAGCAATTTGCAGCAGCAAGCGAAAGCGGTCGGCCTCGGCGACCGCTGGGATGAAGTGAAAGAAATGTACCGCCGTGTGAACGACTTGTTCGGCGATATCGTCAAAGTGACGCCATCATCGAAAGTCGTCGGCGACATGGCGCTGTATATGGTGCAAAACAACTTGACCGAACAAGACATTTTTGAGCGCGGCGAAACGCTCAACTTCCCGGATTCGGTCGTCGAGTTTTTCGAAGGCTATTTAGGACAGCCGCACGGCGGATTTCCGAAAGAGCTGCAGCGCATCATTTTGAAAGGGCGCGAACCGATCACCGTCCGCCCGGGTGAGCTGCTTGAGCCGGTTGACTTCGAGCAAATCAAGCGGGAGCTGCATGACAAGCTCGGCCGCGAAGTGACCGACTTTGACGCCATTGCCTATGCGCTTTATCCGAAAGTGTTTTTAGAATATGCCGACACGGTCGAAAAATACGGCGATATTTCCGTGCTCGATACACCGACGTTCCTGTACGGCATGCGCCTCGGCGAGGAAATTGAAGTGGAGATTGAACGCGGCAAAACGCTCATCGTCAAGCTCGTGTCGATCGGCCAACCGCAGGCCGATGGCACGCGCGTCGTCTACTTCGAGCTGAACGGCCAGCCGCGCGAAGTCATCATCCGCGATGAGAGCATCAAAGCGGCCGTTGCTGAGCGCATCAAGGCCGACCGGACGAATCCGAACCATATTGCGGCGACGATGCCGGGTACGGTTGTGAAAGTGCTTGTCGAAAAAGGGGAGAAAGTGGATAAAGGCGACCATTTGATGGTCACGGAAGCGATGAAAATGGAAACGACGGTGCAGGCGCCGTTTGCTGGCATTGTCAAAGACATTTACGTCAAAAGCGGCGATGCCATTCAGGCGGGCGACTTGCTGATTGAGCTATCCAAATAA
- a CDS encoding YhcN/YlaJ family sporulation lipoprotein: protein MKKTLGWLAAFSLLLLGGCNVGNSNEANDGDRSLVRVRNTVDEQVENKSGQEIARRIAEIANRVPNVHDATAIVVGKYAIVGIDVGANVDASRVGTIKYSVAEALQKDPYGANAIIIADPDLYTRVRNIGRQIDEGRPVQAFMNEIADIVGRVMPEVPSDLFETTPNPTEENDGQLNNQEERQLNEHQEKQSNHHLNR from the coding sequence ATGAAGAAAACACTCGGATGGCTGGCCGCCTTCTCCCTTCTTCTTTTAGGCGGATGCAATGTTGGAAACAGCAATGAAGCAAACGATGGGGACCGTTCGCTTGTGCGCGTCAGAAATACGGTTGATGAGCAGGTAGAAAATAAATCGGGCCAGGAGATCGCCCGCCGGATTGCGGAGATCGCGAACCGTGTGCCGAACGTTCACGATGCTACCGCGATCGTTGTGGGCAAGTACGCCATCGTCGGCATTGACGTCGGCGCCAATGTCGACGCCTCACGCGTCGGCACGATCAAATATTCCGTTGCAGAAGCGCTACAAAAAGACCCGTACGGCGCCAACGCAATTATTATCGCCGATCCGGACCTTTACACGCGCGTGCGCAACATCGGCCGGCAAATTGATGAGGGGCGGCCTGTGCAGGCATTCATGAACGAAATCGCCGACATCGTTGGACGGGTGATGCCGGAAGTGCCAAGCGACCTGTTTGAAACGACGCCAAATCCGACCGAAGAAAACGACGGGCAGTTGAACAACCAAGAGGAACGGCAGTTGAACGAACATCAAGAAAAGCAGTCCAACCACCACTTAAACCGCTAA
- the coxB gene encoding cytochrome c oxidase subunit II, translating into MNKGLRNWRLLSLFGMMALLLAGCGKPFLSTLQPAGEVADMQYSLMLLSTSIMVLVIVVVAIIFVYVVIRFRRRKGEENKIPKQVEGSHKLEIIWTVIPIILLLILAVPTVSATFKLADVKPMNDKNRDKDTVVVNVRANLYWWEFEYPDYGIITSQDLVVPTNEKVYFNLVASDVKHSFWIPAVGGKMDTNTDNKNQFWLVFDQEATDKAGGVFYGKCAELCGPSHALMDFKVRPLPRTEFDAWVEKMQNAKKPVVTDPVAKQGEAIFNKSCIGCHAVSPVDKRPEQARTAPNLANFGDRERIAGILEHNEENLKRWLRDPESIKPGNKMTGTYGELTEEQIDALTKYLMSLKVE; encoded by the coding sequence ATGAACAAAGGGCTGCGTAACTGGCGCTTACTTTCTTTGTTTGGAATGATGGCGCTGTTGCTCGCCGGCTGCGGCAAGCCGTTTTTGTCGACGCTCCAGCCTGCCGGCGAAGTAGCGGACATGCAGTACTCGCTCATGTTGCTGAGCACGTCGATCATGGTGCTCGTCATTGTCGTTGTAGCGATTATTTTCGTCTATGTTGTCATCCGCTTCCGGCGGCGCAAGGGGGAAGAAAACAAAATTCCGAAGCAAGTGGAAGGAAGCCATAAACTAGAAATTATTTGGACTGTCATTCCAATCATCCTCTTGCTGATTTTGGCGGTGCCGACGGTATCGGCGACGTTTAAGCTGGCGGATGTCAAGCCGATGAATGACAAGAACCGTGATAAAGACACGGTTGTGGTCAACGTGCGCGCCAACTTGTATTGGTGGGAGTTTGAGTACCCGGATTACGGCATTATTACGAGCCAAGATTTAGTCGTGCCGACGAATGAAAAAGTGTATTTCAACTTGGTCGCGTCGGATGTCAAACACTCGTTCTGGATTCCGGCGGTCGGTGGAAAAATGGATACAAATACGGACAACAAAAACCAGTTCTGGCTTGTCTTTGACCAAGAAGCGACAGATAAAGCCGGCGGCGTCTTTTACGGCAAATGTGCGGAGCTTTGCGGGCCGTCGCATGCCTTGATGGATTTCAAAGTGCGTCCGTTGCCGCGCACGGAGTTTGATGCTTGGGTCGAAAAAATGCAAAATGCAAAAAAACCGGTTGTGACGGATCCGGTTGCCAAACAAGGCGAGGCGATTTTCAACAAAAGCTGTATCGGCTGCCATGCCGTGTCGCCGGTAGACAAGCGTCCGGAACAGGCACGCACAGCGCCGAACTTGGCGAACTTTGGCGATCGCGAACGAATTGCCGGCATTTTAGAACACAATGAAGAAAACTTGAAAAGATGGCTGCGTGATCCCGAAAGCATAAAGCCTGGAAACAAAATGACAGGTACATATGGCGAACTGACAGAAGAGCAGATTGATGCGTTGACGAAATATTTAATGAGCTTAAAAGTGGAATAA
- a CDS encoding YlaN family protein has protein sequence MTDESMGYREKAYALLQADAEKIIQLIRVQMDHLTMPQCPLYEEVLDTQMFGLSREIDFAVRLGLVEAKDGKALLDRLERELSALHEAVTKKRVR, from the coding sequence GTGACGGACGAATCGATGGGCTATCGCGAAAAGGCGTACGCGCTGCTGCAAGCCGATGCGGAAAAAATTATTCAGCTCATCCGCGTGCAAATGGATCATTTGACGATGCCGCAATGTCCGCTCTATGAGGAAGTGTTGGACACGCAAATGTTCGGCTTGTCGCGGGAAATCGACTTTGCGGTGCGCCTCGGGCTTGTGGAGGCCAAAGACGGAAAGGCGCTCCTTGACCGGCTTGAGCGCGAGCTTTCCGCGTTGCATGAAGCAGTGACAAAAAAGCGCGTACGATAA
- a CDS encoding PhoH family protein, producing MGKKIYVLDTNVLLQDPYSIFSFEDNEVVIPAVVLEEVDSKKRYMDEVGRNARQVSKLIDRLRENGKLHEKIPLENGGVLRIELNHRSFHQLQEIFVEKTNDNRILAVAKNLSLEEQAKEDGRSVILVSKDALVRVKADAIGLQAEDFLSDRVVDIDHIYTGFLELYIGRDHLQRFYDKGELVLADIADHPFYPNQFIIMKDAFGSSASAIGIVDQNGKKVKKLIFHHEHIWGIRPRNVQQTMAFELLMRDDIPLVTLIGKAGTGKTLLALAAGLMQTEDLRTYKKLLVARPIVPMGKDLGFLPGEKEEKLRPWMQPIFDNLEYLFNTKKPGELDAILAGMSSIEVEALTYIRGRSLPEQFIIIDEAQNLTKHEVKTILTRVGEKSKIILMGDPEQIDHPYLDEYNNGLTYVVEKFKDQKIAGHIRLVKGERSELAQLAADLL from the coding sequence TTGGGAAAGAAAATCTATGTGCTTGATACAAACGTCCTCTTGCAAGACCCGTATTCAATTTTTTCGTTCGAGGACAACGAGGTCGTCATTCCGGCTGTCGTCCTGGAGGAAGTGGATTCGAAAAAGCGGTATATGGATGAGGTCGGGAGAAACGCCCGCCAGGTGTCGAAGCTGATCGACCGCCTGCGCGAGAACGGCAAGCTGCACGAGAAAATTCCGCTTGAAAACGGAGGGGTGCTGCGCATTGAACTGAACCACCGTTCATTCCATCAGCTTCAGGAAATTTTTGTCGAAAAAACGAACGACAACCGCATTTTGGCGGTGGCGAAAAACTTATCGCTTGAGGAACAAGCGAAAGAGGACGGACGTTCGGTCATTTTGGTGAGCAAAGATGCGCTCGTGCGCGTGAAAGCGGATGCCATCGGGCTGCAGGCCGAAGACTTCTTAAGCGACCGCGTCGTTGACATCGACCATATTTACACCGGGTTTTTGGAACTGTACATAGGGAGAGATCACCTGCAACGGTTTTATGATAAAGGGGAGCTCGTGTTGGCCGATATCGCTGATCACCCGTTTTACCCGAATCAGTTTATTATTATGAAAGACGCATTCGGCAGTTCCGCTTCGGCGATTGGCATCGTCGACCAAAACGGCAAAAAGGTGAAGAAGCTGATTTTTCATCATGAGCATATATGGGGCATTCGCCCGCGCAACGTGCAGCAAACGATGGCGTTTGAGCTGCTTATGCGCGACGATATTCCGCTCGTGACGTTAATCGGCAAGGCTGGAACCGGGAAAACGCTGCTCGCGCTTGCTGCCGGGCTCATGCAGACTGAAGACTTGCGCACGTACAAAAAGCTGCTTGTCGCGCGCCCGATCGTGCCGATGGGGAAAGACCTCGGCTTTTTGCCCGGGGAAAAGGAAGAAAAGCTGCGCCCGTGGATGCAGCCGATTTTTGACAACCTTGAGTATTTGTTCAACACGAAAAAGCCGGGGGAATTGGACGCCATTTTAGCCGGCATGAGCTCGATTGAAGTCGAGGCGCTCACCTACATTCGCGGCCGCAGCCTGCCGGAGCAGTTCATCATTATTGATGAGGCGCAAAACTTGACAAAGCATGAAGTGAAGACGATTTTGACGCGTGTCGGCGAAAAAAGCAAAATCATTTTAATGGGCGATCCGGAACAGATCGACCATCCATATTTGGATGAATACAACAACGGCTTGACGTATGTGGTCGAGAAATTCAAAGACCAAAAAATCGCCGGTCATATCCGCCTTGTCAAAGGAGAGCGTTCCGAGCTCGCCCAGCTCGCTGCCGACTTGCTTTAG
- the cyoE gene encoding heme o synthase, with protein MAELKAVHQDAADAGHRSHVSVKTVWRELSSVVKIGIVNSNLITTFAGMWLAFYFTGEHFLENLHLVFFTLFGAALVIAGSCAINNYIDRDIDQYMERTKVRPTVTGTMEPRRVLWLGVALVAVGTMSLLITTVTAAVVGLIGMVTYVFFYTLWTKRHYTLNTVVGSISGAVPPVIGWTAVDPSFHVVPLVLFLIMFLWQPPHFLALAMKRCEEYRAAGIPMLPVVHGFAMTKRQIIVWVACLLPLPFYLFSLGAPFLTVATLLNIGWLFLGLWGLKMKDDLKWAKWMFVYSLNYLTILFVAMVIATLW; from the coding sequence ATGGCCGAATTGAAAGCGGTGCACCAGGATGCGGCCGATGCCGGTCATCGCTCGCATGTGAGCGTCAAGACAGTTTGGAGAGAGTTATCGTCTGTTGTGAAAATCGGAATCGTCAATTCGAATTTGATTACGACGTTCGCCGGGATGTGGCTGGCGTTTTATTTTACTGGGGAACACTTTTTGGAGAACCTGCATCTTGTTTTTTTCACGCTGTTTGGGGCAGCGCTTGTCATCGCAGGTTCATGCGCCATTAACAACTACATTGACCGCGACATCGATCAATATATGGAGCGGACGAAAGTGCGGCCGACGGTAACTGGAACGATGGAGCCGCGGCGCGTACTTTGGCTCGGAGTTGCCCTGGTCGCCGTCGGCACGATGAGCTTGCTCATAACAACGGTTACGGCAGCGGTGGTCGGGCTCATTGGCATGGTGACGTACGTCTTTTTCTATACGCTTTGGACGAAGCGCCATTATACGCTCAACACTGTCGTCGGCAGCATTTCCGGCGCCGTGCCGCCGGTGATCGGCTGGACCGCGGTTGACCCAAGTTTCCATGTCGTCCCGCTTGTTCTCTTTTTGATCATGTTTTTATGGCAGCCGCCGCATTTTTTGGCGTTGGCGATGAAGAGGTGCGAGGAGTACCGGGCTGCCGGCATTCCGATGCTGCCGGTCGTTCACGGCTTCGCCATGACAAAACGGCAAATCATCGTCTGGGTGGCCTGTTTGCTGCCGCTGCCGTTTTATTTGTTCTCGCTCGGCGCGCCGTTTTTAACGGTCGCGACGCTGCTGAACATCGGCTGGCTGTTTTTGGGGCTGTGGGGCTTGAAAATGAAAGATGACTTAAAGTGGGCGAAATGGATGTTCGTCTATTCGCTCAACTATTTGACAATTCTATTCGTGGCGATGGTGATCGCCACCTTATGGTAA